The following proteins come from a genomic window of Denitromonas sp.:
- a CDS encoding acyl-CoA dehydrogenase C-terminal domain-containing protein — MAQYTPPLRDMQFVLHEVLKVEDAFKTMPAHAELDVDTINAVLEEGGKFASEVLFPLNREGDEIGCTLDPQTHAVTTPPGFAEAYRQFVDGGWAALSCDPEYGGQGLPVTLNQAFYEMLNSANQAWTMYPGLTHGAYDALHAHGTPEQKATYLPKLTSGEWTGTMCLTEPHAGTDLGLLRSKAEPQGDGTYRITGEKIFISSGEHDMAENIIHLVLARLPDAPAGSRGISLFIVPKFHVNADGSVGERNGIYCGAIEHKMGIHGNSTCQMVLDGAVGTLVGEPHKGLAAMFVMMNAARLGVGMQSLGLTEVAYQNAAAYAKDRTQSRALSGAKARDKAADPIIVHPDVRKMLLTARAYAEGGRALAMQVALLIDQAQNAPDEAARRDAEASVALLTPIVKAFLTDNGWLATSHCMQVFGGHGFIREWGMEQYVRDNRINMIYEGTNTIQSLDLLGRKVLGDQGAQLKKFGAEIQQFAMANMSDARMQEFLLPLADLGEKVNKLTAEVGMKAMSNPEEVGAAAVDYLRVVGHMVFAYLWARMARVALDKADSGDRFYAAKLVTARFYFAKLLPETASLIRTARAGVEPLMAMEEDWF; from the coding sequence ATGGCCCAATACACCCCGCCCCTGCGCGACATGCAGTTCGTCCTCCATGAAGTGCTCAAGGTGGAAGACGCCTTCAAGACCATGCCGGCCCATGCCGAGCTGGATGTGGACACCATCAACGCCGTGCTCGAAGAGGGCGGCAAGTTCGCGTCCGAAGTGCTCTTTCCGCTCAACCGCGAGGGCGACGAGATCGGCTGCACGCTGGACCCGCAGACCCACGCCGTGACCACCCCGCCGGGCTTCGCCGAGGCTTATCGCCAGTTTGTCGATGGCGGTTGGGCCGCGCTGTCCTGCGACCCCGAGTACGGTGGTCAGGGCCTGCCGGTGACGCTGAACCAGGCCTTCTACGAAATGCTCAACAGCGCCAACCAGGCGTGGACCATGTACCCCGGCCTGACCCACGGCGCCTACGACGCCCTGCATGCGCACGGCACGCCCGAGCAGAAGGCCACCTATCTGCCCAAGCTCACCAGCGGCGAATGGACCGGCACCATGTGCCTGACCGAGCCGCACGCCGGTACCGATCTGGGTCTGCTGCGCAGCAAGGCCGAGCCGCAGGGCGACGGCACCTACCGCATCACCGGCGAGAAGATCTTCATCTCCTCCGGCGAGCACGACATGGCCGAGAACATCATCCACCTGGTGCTGGCCCGCCTGCCCGACGCCCCGGCCGGCAGCCGTGGCATCTCGCTGTTCATCGTGCCCAAGTTCCATGTGAACGCCGATGGCAGCGTGGGCGAGCGCAACGGCATCTACTGCGGCGCCATCGAACACAAGATGGGCATCCACGGTAACTCCACCTGCCAGATGGTGCTCGACGGCGCCGTCGGCACCCTGGTCGGCGAGCCCCACAAGGGCCTGGCCGCGATGTTCGTGATGATGAACGCCGCCCGCCTCGGCGTCGGCATGCAGTCGCTCGGCCTGACCGAAGTGGCCTACCAGAACGCCGCCGCCTACGCCAAGGACCGCACCCAGAGCCGCGCGCTGTCCGGCGCCAAGGCCAGGGACAAAGCCGCCGACCCGATCATCGTCCACCCCGACGTGCGCAAGATGCTGCTCACCGCCCGCGCCTACGCCGAAGGCGGCCGTGCGCTGGCCATGCAGGTGGCGCTGCTCATCGACCAGGCCCAGAACGCGCCGGACGAAGCTGCCCGCCGCGACGCCGAGGCCAGCGTCGCCCTGCTCACGCCCATCGTCAAAGCCTTCCTCACCGACAACGGCTGGCTCGCCACCTCGCACTGCATGCAGGTCTTCGGCGGCCATGGCTTCATCCGCGAATGGGGCATGGAGCAGTACGTACGCGACAACCGCATTAACATGATCTACGAGGGCACCAACACCATTCAGTCGCTCGACCTGCTTGGGCGCAAGGTGCTGGGCGACCAGGGCGCGCAGTTGAAGAAGTTCGGTGCCGAGATCCAGCAGTTCGCCATGGCCAACATGAGCGACGCGCGCATGCAGGAGTTCCTGCTGCCGCTGGCGGATCTGGGTGAAAAGGTCAACAAGCTCACCGCCGAAGTCGGCATGAAAGCCATGAGCAACCCCGAAGAAGTCGGCGCGGCGGCAGTGGATTACCTGCGTGTGGTCGGCCACATGGTGTTCGCCTACCTGTGGGCGCGTATGGCCCGCGTGGCGCTCGACAAGGCAGACAGCGGCGATCGTTTCTACGCCGCCAAGCTGGTCACCGCACGCTTCTACTTTGCCAAGCTGCTGCCCGAAACGGCATCGCTGATCCGCACGGCGCGCGCCGGGGTGGAACCCTTGATGGCGATGGAAGAAGACTGGTTCTGA
- a CDS encoding acetyl-CoA C-acyltransferase gives MKQIQEAYIVAATRTPVAKRNGMFRNVRPDDMLAHVLRGVVDKVPGLDASEIGDVIVGCAMPEAEQGMNVARIGLLLAGLPDTVPGVTTNRFCASGVQAVADAANQIRLGQADVMIAAGTESMSVMPQIMGNKVSLNPAIFAKQENFGIAFGMGLTAEKVAEQWKISREDQDAFALQSNQRACAAIAAGHFKDEITPYTVRTHVPGEGGTVRVIESLCDTDEGPRADAALEKLGKLRPVFAARGSVTAGNSSQMSDGAGAVLLMSEAAVKRYGVTPIARFVSFSVAGVPPHIMGIGPIEAIPRALKAGGLTQSQLDWIELNEAFAAQSLAVMRQLELDPAKVNPLGGAIALGHPLGATGAIRTATIMSAMQRDPSVKYGMVTMCIGTGMGAAGIFERV, from the coding sequence ATGAAACAGATTCAGGAAGCCTACATCGTTGCCGCCACCCGCACTCCGGTGGCCAAGCGCAACGGCATGTTCCGCAACGTGCGCCCCGATGACATGCTCGCGCATGTGCTGCGCGGCGTGGTCGACAAGGTGCCGGGGCTGGATGCCTCGGAGATCGGCGACGTGATCGTCGGCTGCGCCATGCCGGAAGCCGAGCAGGGCATGAACGTGGCCCGCATCGGCCTGCTGCTGGCCGGCCTGCCCGACACCGTGCCCGGCGTGACCACCAACCGCTTCTGCGCCTCGGGCGTGCAGGCGGTGGCCGATGCCGCCAACCAGATCCGCCTCGGCCAGGCCGACGTGATGATCGCGGCCGGCACCGAGTCGATGAGCGTGATGCCGCAGATCATGGGCAACAAGGTGAGCCTCAACCCGGCCATCTTCGCCAAGCAGGAAAACTTCGGCATCGCCTTCGGTATGGGTCTGACCGCCGAGAAGGTTGCCGAGCAATGGAAGATCAGCCGTGAGGATCAGGACGCCTTCGCGCTGCAGTCCAACCAGCGCGCCTGCGCCGCCATTGCCGCCGGCCACTTCAAGGACGAGATCACCCCGTACACGGTGCGCACGCATGTGCCGGGCGAGGGCGGCACGGTCCGCGTCATCGAGTCGCTGTGCGACACCGATGAAGGCCCGCGTGCCGATGCCGCGCTCGAAAAGCTCGGCAAGCTGCGCCCGGTGTTTGCCGCGCGCGGCTCGGTCACCGCCGGCAACAGCTCGCAGATGTCCGATGGTGCCGGCGCGGTGCTGCTGATGAGCGAGGCCGCGGTCAAGCGCTATGGCGTGACGCCGATCGCCCGTTTCGTGAGCTTCTCGGTCGCCGGTGTGCCGCCGCACATCATGGGCATTGGCCCCATCGAGGCCATCCCGCGGGCGCTCAAGGCCGGCGGCCTGACGCAGTCGCAGCTGGACTGGATCGAGCTGAACGAAGCCTTCGCCGCCCAATCGCTGGCGGTCATGCGCCAGCTGGAACTCGACCCGGCCAAGGTCAACCCGCTGGGCGGCGCCATTGCCCTCGGCCACCCGCTGGGCGCCACCGGCGCGATCCGCACCGCCACCATCATGAGCGCCATGCAGCGTGACCCGTCGGTCAAGTACGGCATGGTCACCATGTGCATCGGCACCGGCATGGGCGCGGCCGGCATCTTCGAGCGCGTGTAA
- a CDS encoding 3-hydroxyacyl-CoA dehydrogenase/enoyl-CoA hydratase family protein: MSKLIIRKVAVLGAGVMGAQIAAHCANADVPVVLFDLPAKDGKPNAIADKALAGLKKLDPAPLASKERLQYIQAANYGSDLEQLRDCDLIIEAIAEKMEWKLDLYQKVAPFIREDAIFASNTSGLSINALSDGMPAGLRGRFCGIHFFNPPRYMALVELIATATSEPAMLDDLEAWLTTRLGKSIVRAKDTPNFVANRVGVFSILAVMHHTQRMGLGFDEVDTLTGPNIGRPKSATYRTADVVGLDTLAHVIGTMDATLPTDPWHGFFKAPAWLSALIEKGALGQKTRAGIFRKEGKKIMVLDLAQQDYRPSGADVAPEVAAILKNRNPAEKFAQLRASAHPQAQFLWAIFRDVFHYCAYHLADIADNARDLDFAMRWGFGWSMGPFETWQAAGWADIAAAIKADIDAGKGMVDAPLPAWVFERQGVHEAAGSFSAEAGALKPRSSLKVYDRQLYPEQVLGEAPKDRGETLWENDGVRLWTRADQDARIGILSFKSKMHAIGEEVLDGVIEAVARAERDLDGVVLWHEAPFAVGANLQQVAQAIGAGQFELLEKTVAKFQQASMTLKHAQVPVVAAVQGMALGGGCEFVMHSAHRVMALESYVGLVEAGVGLIPAGGGCKEFALQAHTLAQRAAGGDVYLYIQNAFQTIAMATVAKSAQEAVGLGFAKASDDILFNASELLYAGIRRARAMAEAGYRPPMMNPAIKVAGRNGIATCEMMLMNMAQGGFISPHDYTVAKAAATALCGGEVETNAKVSEQWILDVERAQFVALLKNEKTQQRIQHMLETGKPLRN, encoded by the coding sequence GTGAGCAAACTGATCATTCGCAAGGTGGCCGTGCTGGGTGCCGGCGTCATGGGCGCGCAGATCGCGGCCCACTGCGCCAACGCCGATGTGCCGGTGGTGCTGTTCGATTTGCCGGCCAAGGACGGCAAGCCCAACGCCATCGCCGACAAGGCCCTGGCGGGCCTCAAGAAGCTCGACCCCGCGCCGCTGGCCAGCAAGGAGCGCCTGCAGTACATCCAGGCGGCCAACTACGGGTCGGATCTCGAGCAGCTGCGCGATTGCGACCTCATCATCGAGGCCATCGCCGAAAAGATGGAGTGGAAGCTCGACCTCTACCAGAAGGTCGCCCCCTTCATCCGCGAGGACGCCATCTTCGCCTCCAACACCTCGGGTCTGTCGATCAACGCCCTGTCCGACGGCATGCCCGCCGGTCTGCGCGGCCGCTTCTGCGGCATCCACTTCTTCAACCCGCCGCGCTACATGGCCCTGGTCGAGCTGATCGCCACCGCCACCTCCGAGCCGGCCATGCTGGACGACCTCGAAGCCTGGCTGACCACCCGCCTGGGCAAGAGCATCGTGCGCGCCAAGGACACGCCCAACTTCGTGGCCAACCGCGTCGGTGTGTTCTCCATCCTCGCCGTCATGCACCACACCCAGCGCATGGGCCTGGGTTTTGACGAGGTCGACACGCTGACCGGCCCGAACATCGGCCGCCCCAAGAGCGCCACCTACCGCACCGCCGACGTGGTCGGCCTGGACACCCTGGCCCATGTCATCGGCACCATGGACGCCACGCTGCCGACGGATCCGTGGCACGGCTTCTTCAAGGCGCCGGCGTGGCTGTCTGCCCTGATCGAGAAAGGCGCGCTGGGCCAGAAGACCCGCGCCGGCATCTTCCGCAAGGAAGGCAAGAAGATCATGGTGCTCGACCTGGCACAGCAGGACTACCGCCCCAGCGGTGCCGACGTGGCGCCCGAAGTGGCGGCCATTCTCAAGAACCGCAACCCGGCCGAGAAATTCGCCCAGCTGCGCGCCAGCGCCCACCCGCAGGCGCAGTTCCTGTGGGCCATCTTCCGCGACGTGTTCCACTACTGCGCCTATCACCTCGCCGACATCGCCGACAATGCCCGCGACCTCGACTTCGCCATGCGCTGGGGCTTCGGCTGGTCCATGGGCCCCTTCGAAACCTGGCAGGCCGCTGGCTGGGCCGACATCGCTGCCGCCATCAAGGCCGACATCGACGCCGGCAAGGGCATGGTCGACGCGCCGCTGCCGGCCTGGGTGTTCGAACGCCAGGGCGTGCATGAGGCCGCCGGCTCCTTCTCGGCCGAGGCCGGTGCGCTCAAGCCGCGCTCCAGCCTCAAGGTCTATGACCGCCAGCTCTACCCCGAGCAGGTCCTCGGCGAAGCGCCCAAGGATCGCGGCGAGACCCTCTGGGAGAACGACGGTGTGCGCCTGTGGACGCGTGCCGACCAGGACGCCCGCATCGGCATCCTGTCCTTCAAGTCCAAGATGCATGCCATCGGCGAAGAAGTGCTCGACGGCGTGATCGAAGCCGTGGCCCGCGCCGAGCGTGACCTCGACGGCGTGGTGCTGTGGCACGAGGCCCCCTTTGCCGTGGGCGCCAACCTGCAGCAGGTGGCCCAGGCCATCGGTGCCGGCCAGTTCGAGCTGCTCGAGAAGACCGTGGCCAAGTTCCAGCAGGCCTCGATGACCCTCAAGCATGCGCAGGTGCCGGTGGTGGCCGCGGTGCAGGGCATGGCCCTCGGTGGCGGTTGCGAGTTCGTGATGCACTCGGCGCATCGTGTGATGGCGCTGGAGAGCTATGTGGGTCTGGTCGAGGCCGGCGTGGGCCTGATCCCGGCCGGCGGTGGCTGCAAGGAGTTCGCCCTGCAGGCGCACACCCTGGCGCAGCGCGCCGCGGGTGGCGACGTGTACCTGTACATCCAGAACGCCTTCCAGACCATCGCCATGGCCACCGTGGCCAAGAGCGCGCAGGAAGCCGTCGGCCTGGGCTTTGCCAAGGCCTCGGACGACATCCTGTTCAATGCCAGCGAGCTGCTCTATGCCGGTATCCGCCGCGCCCGCGCCATGGCCGAAGCCGGTTATCGCCCGCCGATGATGAACCCGGCCATCAAGGTGGCCGGCCGCAACGGCATCGCCACCTGCGAAATGATGCTCATGAACATGGCGCAGGGCGGCTTCATCTCGCCGCATGACTACACCGTGGCCAAGGCCGCCGCGACCGCCCTGTGCGGTGGCGAGGTCGAAACCAACGCCAAGGTGAGTGAGCAGTGGATCCTCGACGTCGAGCGCGCCCAGTTCGTGGCCCTGCTCAAGAACGAGAAGACCCAGCAGCGCATACAGCACATGCTGGAAACCGGCAAGCCGCTCAGGAACTAG
- a CDS encoding TetR/AcrR family transcriptional regulator: MISDDHLPTDTKTRILDAAEHLFTEHGFAATSIRRITADAGVPLAMVSYHFGSKKGLIEAVYARALGQRDTSRVGYLDRLEAQAGGAPIPVEVLVEAFITSALRLTRKGNISGAVFKQMIGRAFYEPGAGVEDFFPAEYAEAVERYKRAFMRALPALAEADVVWRMYFFVGMVAYAMAGKDVMRMTEIYALDEAGNPEAMLRRMLPFIVAGFKAPSGDPGLTGAVRLADLPA; this comes from the coding sequence ATGATTTCAGACGACCACCTCCCGACAGACACCAAAACCCGCATCCTCGATGCCGCCGAGCACCTGTTCACCGAACACGGTTTTGCCGCTACGTCGATCCGGCGCATCACCGCCGACGCCGGGGTGCCGCTGGCCATGGTGAGCTACCACTTCGGCTCCAAGAAGGGTCTGATCGAGGCGGTGTATGCACGTGCCCTCGGGCAGCGCGATACGAGTCGGGTCGGCTATCTCGACCGCCTGGAGGCGCAGGCTGGTGGGGCGCCGATTCCGGTCGAGGTGCTGGTCGAGGCGTTCATCACCTCGGCGCTGCGCCTGACCCGCAAGGGCAATATTTCGGGCGCGGTATTCAAGCAGATGATCGGGCGCGCGTTCTACGAACCCGGTGCCGGGGTCGAGGACTTCTTTCCGGCGGAATACGCCGAGGCGGTCGAGCGCTACAAGCGCGCCTTCATGCGTGCGCTGCCGGCGCTGGCCGAGGCGGACGTGGTGTGGCGGATGTACTTCTTCGTCGGCATGGTCGCCTATGCCATGGCTGGCAAGGACGTGATGCGCATGACCGAGATCTATGCGCTGGACGAGGCCGGCAATCCGGAGGCGATGCTGCGGCGGATGCTGCCCTTCATCGTGGCCGGCTTCAAGGCGCCATCGGGCGATCCCGGGCTGACGGGCGCCGTCCGTCTGGCGGATTTGCCTGCCTGA
- a CDS encoding OmpP1/FadL family transporter, whose protein sequence is MKMKHMARLVPLALLALGSGQAAASGFALQNQNGSGNGNAYAGAAAAAEDASTIFFNPAGMTYLPKGHNISGAVTLLQRSLTFDNTGTSPSTLSLVSSDDGGDAGGLSVIPAFYYSYSVNDKVFIGVGVSPTFGNATEWDDDFFGRYQGSYSEIKGININPSIGYKVNDMVSLGFGLNFFKFEADLRSKVPVAGTDRESKLTGDDTAIGYNIGAMFQLSPTTRLGVTYRSKIELEVEGESETPLGVTPAVVDVELPDSFSLAVSQQLSDKWEMLGDFTWTGWSSLPGLHVKNKNTGATLTNEALDFKDTYRIGLGANYKYNDSVKLRFGVAYDKSPVQSSESRTVRLPDSDRTWLSFGVNYAFSKQTSVDVGYSHIFFKDSSIDRRTVIGTTATSQFVRGDFSTSADILSVQINHNF, encoded by the coding sequence ATGAAAATGAAGCACATGGCACGCTTGGTTCCCTTGGCCCTGCTGGCCCTTGGTAGTGGTCAGGCCGCTGCATCGGGCTTTGCGTTGCAGAACCAGAACGGCTCAGGGAACGGGAATGCCTATGCCGGCGCCGCGGCTGCCGCCGAGGATGCATCGACGATTTTTTTCAACCCTGCCGGCATGACCTATCTGCCGAAGGGTCACAACATCAGCGGTGCCGTTACTCTGCTGCAGCGTTCGCTGACTTTCGACAACACCGGTACGTCTCCCTCGACGCTCTCCCTCGTCTCGAGCGATGACGGCGGCGATGCTGGCGGTCTGTCCGTGATTCCGGCTTTCTACTACAGCTATTCGGTGAACGACAAGGTGTTCATTGGTGTGGGCGTGTCGCCGACCTTCGGCAACGCCACCGAATGGGACGATGACTTCTTCGGTCGTTACCAAGGCTCCTACTCCGAGATCAAGGGCATCAACATCAACCCCTCGATCGGTTACAAAGTGAACGACATGGTGTCTTTGGGTTTTGGCTTGAATTTCTTCAAGTTCGAGGCCGATCTGCGCAGCAAGGTGCCTGTTGCCGGTACCGATCGTGAATCTAAGCTGACGGGTGACGACACCGCCATCGGCTACAACATCGGTGCGATGTTCCAGCTCTCGCCGACCACCCGTTTGGGCGTGACCTATCGTTCCAAGATTGAACTTGAAGTCGAGGGTGAGAGTGAGACGCCGCTCGGCGTAACGCCGGCTGTTGTCGACGTTGAACTGCCGGACAGCTTCTCGTTGGCTGTGTCGCAGCAGTTGAGCGACAAATGGGAAATGCTGGGCGATTTCACCTGGACGGGTTGGTCCAGCCTGCCCGGCCTTCACGTGAAGAACAAGAACACCGGCGCGACACTCACCAATGAAGCGCTTGATTTCAAGGACACCTACCGTATCGGTCTGGGCGCGAACTACAAGTACAACGACTCGGTCAAGCTTCGCTTCGGTGTGGCCTATGACAAGTCGCCGGTGCAGAGCTCCGAGTCGCGTACCGTACGCCTGCCCGATAGCGACCGGACCTGGCTGTCCTTCGGTGTGAACTACGCGTTCTCGAAGCAGACCTCGGTCGATGTCGGTTACTCGCACATCTTCTTCAAGGATTCGAGCATCGACCGCCGGACGGTGATTGGCACCACGGCCACGTCGCAGTTCGTCCGCGGCGACTTCTCGACCAGCGCGGACATCCTGTCCGTCCAGATCAATCACAACTTCTGA
- a CDS encoding acyl-CoA thioesterase, translating into MTNDTQVCHLPVGRECDLALRVMPMPADTNPMGDVFGGWIASQVDIAGAVPATRRARGRVATIAVNSFLFKQPVSVGDIVSFYARIVAEGRTSITIEVEVYAERHPEKPVVVKVTEATLTYVCLDAEGKKRPLPPKAD; encoded by the coding sequence ATGACCAACGACACCCAAGTGTGCCACCTGCCGGTCGGTCGCGAGTGCGACCTGGCCCTGCGCGTGATGCCCATGCCGGCCGACACCAACCCGATGGGCGACGTGTTTGGCGGCTGGATCGCCTCGCAGGTCGACATTGCCGGCGCCGTGCCGGCCACTCGTCGCGCCCGCGGCCGGGTCGCCACCATCGCGGTGAACTCCTTCCTGTTCAAGCAACCGGTGTCGGTCGGCGATATTGTCAGCTTCTACGCCCGCATCGTGGCCGAGGGGCGCACCTCGATCACCATCGAGGTCGAGGTGTATGCCGAGCGCCACCCCGAAAAGCCGGTGGTGGTAAAGGTGACCGAGGCGACGCTGACCTATGTGTGCCTCGATGCCGAGGGCAAGAAACGGCCGCTGCCGCCAAAGGCAGACTGA
- a CDS encoding 3-hydroxyacyl-CoA dehydrogenase NAD-binding domain-containing protein has protein sequence MTYKHWRLRREDDGLAWLDFDAAGSSTNTLSAEALGELSRVLSALSSAPPKALVIASAKPAGFIAGANIEEFTRIDSAEAARALVQRGWDVMNQLAAVSFPTLALIRGHCMGGGLELALACRYRIGVDEPGTRLALPEVMLGIVPGWGGMLRLPELIGPAAALDLMLTGKGLDAKRAHRLGLVDACVAPRVMDNAARVLALSGQPARQLPFMQRLMNGPLKSIVAGKARKQVAGKARPEHYPAPYAIIDIWANYGGNALDVPASSTASLDAIFRSPTAKNLVRVFFLQERLKGFGKDSDFAPQRVHVVGAGVMGGDIAAWCALRGMTVTLQDQSAERIAPAVARAAKLYDKKFRSDKRQARFALDRLIPDPQGHGVAHADVIIEAIYENLEAKRALFADIERRAKPEAVLATNTSSLRLEDIATALSAPERLVGIHFFNPVAMLPLVEVVTGEQSDAEAVKRAATFVRKIDKLPLPVKSAPGFLVNAVLGPYMLEALRCVDEGIAPETIDAALVAYGMPIGPVELVDTVGLDIAVAAGQALTGSDAGAAPRALMQRVEAGKLGKKTGEGFYVWTAGKAQKGTSGSIPAGLADRIIEPLLQAAKRCVQAGVVADADLADAGVIFGTGFAPFSGGPMQTLRARGDAPAADAPLASRVAASA, from the coding sequence ATGACATACAAACACTGGCGATTGCGCCGCGAAGACGACGGACTGGCCTGGCTGGACTTCGACGCCGCCGGCAGCAGCACCAATACCCTGTCGGCCGAAGCGCTGGGCGAGCTGTCGCGGGTGCTGTCGGCGCTGTCCAGCGCACCGCCCAAGGCGCTGGTCATTGCCTCGGCCAAGCCGGCCGGCTTCATCGCCGGCGCCAACATCGAAGAGTTCACCCGGATCGACTCCGCCGAGGCGGCGCGCGCGCTGGTCCAGCGTGGCTGGGACGTGATGAACCAGCTCGCTGCCGTCAGCTTCCCGACCCTGGCCCTGATCCGCGGCCACTGCATGGGTGGTGGCCTGGAACTGGCGCTGGCCTGCCGCTACCGTATCGGTGTGGACGAGCCCGGCACTCGGCTGGCTCTGCCCGAAGTGATGCTCGGTATCGTCCCCGGCTGGGGCGGCATGCTGCGCCTGCCCGAACTGATCGGCCCGGCCGCAGCACTGGATCTGATGCTCACCGGCAAGGGCCTGGACGCCAAGCGTGCGCACCGGCTCGGCCTGGTCGACGCCTGCGTGGCGCCGCGGGTGATGGACAACGCTGCTCGCGTGCTGGCGCTGTCCGGCCAGCCGGCGCGGCAACTGCCCTTCATGCAGCGGCTGATGAACGGCCCGCTCAAGTCGATCGTCGCCGGCAAGGCGCGCAAGCAGGTCGCCGGCAAGGCGCGGCCGGAGCACTACCCGGCGCCCTACGCCATCATCGACATCTGGGCCAACTACGGTGGCAATGCGCTCGACGTGCCAGCGAGCAGCACAGCCTCGCTCGACGCCATTTTCCGCTCGCCGACAGCCAAGAACCTGGTGCGCGTGTTCTTCCTGCAGGAGCGTCTCAAGGGCTTCGGCAAGGACAGCGACTTCGCGCCCCAGCGGGTGCACGTGGTCGGCGCCGGCGTGATGGGTGGCGACATCGCCGCGTGGTGTGCGCTGCGCGGCATGACGGTGACGCTGCAGGACCAGTCCGCCGAGCGCATCGCGCCGGCCGTGGCCCGCGCCGCCAAGCTCTACGACAAGAAATTCCGCAGCGACAAGCGCCAGGCGCGCTTTGCGCTCGACCGCCTGATCCCCGATCCGCAGGGCCATGGCGTGGCGCATGCCGACGTGATCATCGAGGCCATCTACGAAAACCTCGAGGCCAAGCGCGCGCTGTTCGCCGACATCGAGCGCCGCGCCAAGCCCGAGGCGGTGCTCGCCACCAACACCTCCAGCCTGCGGCTCGAAGACATCGCCACCGCGCTGAGCGCGCCCGAGCGCCTGGTCGGCATCCACTTCTTCAACCCGGTGGCCATGCTGCCGCTGGTCGAAGTGGTCACCGGCGAGCAGTCCGACGCCGAGGCCGTCAAGCGTGCCGCCACCTTCGTGCGCAAGATCGACAAGCTGCCCCTGCCGGTCAAGAGCGCGCCGGGCTTCCTGGTCAATGCCGTGCTCGGCCCCTACATGCTCGAAGCCCTGCGCTGCGTGGATGAAGGCATTGCGCCGGAGACCATCGACGCAGCGCTGGTGGCGTACGGCATGCCGATCGGGCCGGTCGAGCTGGTCGATACTGTCGGCCTCGACATCGCCGTCGCTGCCGGTCAGGCGCTCACCGGCAGCGATGCCGGCGCCGCGCCGCGTGCGCTGATGCAGCGGGTCGAGGCTGGCAAGCTGGGCAAGAAGACCGGCGAAGGCTTCTATGTCTGGACGGCTGGCAAGGCACAAAAAGGCACATCTGGATCAATCCCGGCGGGGCTGGCTGACCGTATCATCGAACCGCTGCTGCAGGCGGCGAAGCGCTGTGTGCAGGCGGGGGTGGTGGCCGATGCGGATCTGGCCGATGCCGGGGTGATCTTCGGCACCGGCTTTGCGCCGTTCTCGGGCGGCCCGATGCAGACCCTGCGTGCGCGCGGCGACGCGCCGGCAGCCGATGCACCGCTCGCGTCCCGAGTCGCAGCCAGTGCCTGA
- a CDS encoding DegV family protein, protein MKIGLVVDAACDLPGTFLADKAIHVLPIGLRVGERHLVDTRDPVATTAFYRERQDKRAELHAESAPLSAAEIEALFLERWVTEYDHLVCMTITSGRSAIYAHATQAALTAGRGARDLRRAAGLNLSWGATVINTRTLFAGQGVLAYEAARLRDAATPLESMSARLTQVADALHAFMVADDLYYIMRRAAKKGDHSVNWAAYAVGSMLNVKPVLHAHRDDTGPIDKVRGFDSGVKSLFARATRQIGQGLDVPCICVSYGGPVDRVQAMPGFADMKQTARAAGVEVLVSHMSQTAAINVGAGALCVAFAAHGHPL, encoded by the coding sequence ATGAAGATCGGGCTGGTGGTCGACGCCGCCTGCGATCTGCCGGGGACCTTCCTGGCAGACAAGGCCATCCATGTGCTGCCCATCGGGCTGCGCGTGGGTGAGCGGCACCTGGTCGACACCCGCGATCCGGTGGCCACCACGGCCTTCTACCGCGAGCGGCAGGACAAGCGGGCCGAGCTGCATGCCGAATCGGCGCCGCTGTCGGCCGCCGAGATCGAGGCCTTGTTTCTCGAGCGCTGGGTCACCGAGTACGACCATCTGGTGTGCATGACCATCACCAGCGGGCGCAGCGCGATCTACGCCCATGCCACACAGGCCGCGCTCACGGCCGGCCGGGGCGCGCGTGACCTGCGCCGGGCGGCGGGTCTCAACCTGAGCTGGGGCGCCACGGTGATCAATACCCGCACCCTGTTCGCCGGCCAGGGCGTGCTGGCCTACGAGGCCGCGCGGCTGCGCGATGCGGCCACGCCGCTCGAGTCGATGAGCGCCCGGCTGACGCAAGTGGCCGACGCGCTGCACGCCTTCATGGTGGCCGACGACCTGTACTACATCATGCGGCGCGCGGCCAAGAAGGGCGACCACAGCGTGAACTGGGCGGCCTACGCGGTCGGCTCGATGCTCAACGTCAAGCCGGTGCTGCATGCCCACCGCGACGACACCGGCCCGATCGACAAGGTGCGCGGCTTCGACAGCGGCGTCAAATCCCTGTTCGCGCGGGCCACGCGGCAGATCGGGCAGGGGCTCGACGTGCCCTGCATCTGCGTGAGCTACGGCGGCCCGGTCGATCGCGTGCAGGCGATGCCGGGGTTTGCCGACATGAAACAAACCGCCAGGGCGGCGGGCGTCGAGGTGCTGGTCTCGCACATGAGCCAGACCGCCGCCATCAATGTGGGCGCGGGCGCCCTGTGTGTGGCCTTTGCCGCGCATGGACACCCGCTGTGA